One genomic window of Branchiostoma floridae strain S238N-H82 chromosome 4, Bfl_VNyyK, whole genome shotgun sequence includes the following:
- the LOC118413862 gene encoding CD63 antigen-like, whose protein sequence is MGKDQKIRTMLIVFNVIFWIIGALFLCAGLTMRFEYYRMIRAYPISEEMYIPVFCLMALGAYLMIITFCGCCGAASSNKCMLTTFAVLNGFMLLVQIVTAILMLVYGGQIKIWIGDIFERQLRQRTSLERFDERYKSFLIFWQEHLTCCGLNSKDDWRDPLGSEARATCLCIFDDTTVRDRECLPHDDNGNTVYVYKPCVDEFSAWVGEYMWIIGGILLAICLLEIVAIIGACMLLRRWRDEEGYVM, encoded by the exons ATTATAGGTGCGCTTTTCCTCTGCGCGGGACTGACGATGCGCTTTGAGTACTACCGCATGATACGAGCGTACCCCATCTCGGAGGAGATGTACATCCCTGTGTTCTGTCTCATGGCTCTGGGCGCGTACCTCATGATCATCACCTTCTGCGGCTGCTGCGGGGCCGCCTCGTCCAACAAGTGCATGCTCACCACG TTTGCCGTCCTCAATGGGTTCATGCTGCTGGTCCAGATCGTGACGGCCATCCTGATGCTCGTGTATGGAGGCCAG ATTAAGATCTGGATTGGAGACATCTTTGAGCGACAGCTGAGGCAGCGGACTTCCCTGGAAAGATTCGACGAAAGATACAAGAGCTTCCTCATCTTCTGGCAAGAACAC CTGACGTGCTGTGGCCTGAACAGCAAGGACGACTGGAGGGACCCCCTGGGCAGCGAGGCTCGCGCCACCTGCCTGTGCATCTTCGACGACACCACCGTGCGGGACAGAGAATGTCTGCCGCACGACGACAACGGCAACACGGTCTACGTCTACAAG CCATGCGTTGATGAGTTTTCAGCCTGGGTCGGGGAATATATGTGGATCATTGGAGGGATCCTGCTGGCGATTTGCCTCCTAGAG ATAGTGGCAATTATAGGCGCCTGTATGCTGCTTCGACGCTGGCGGGATGAGGAAGGCTACGTCATGTAG